The following proteins come from a genomic window of Halomicroarcula saliterrae:
- a CDS encoding poly(R)-hydroxyalkanoic acid synthase subunit PhaE, which produces MSDTNQMQDEWTEMVEEMNTAVADSMEQNMKAQATFVESWADAVEDSIPAEDELSEGMQGYNRAYEEWVDAAEQMIERSTDAAQGEDVDPAEFRDIWLKSANEAFKHVMGTSAFAAANGQLVESMMEMQQEAQELNQDAIAQMGFPTRENMDEVAERLVELERRQHAVEQKLDRIIEELE; this is translated from the coding sequence ATGAGCGATACAAACCAGATGCAAGACGAGTGGACCGAAATGGTCGAGGAGATGAACACGGCGGTCGCCGACTCCATGGAGCAGAACATGAAGGCACAGGCGACCTTCGTCGAATCGTGGGCCGACGCGGTCGAGGACTCCATCCCCGCGGAAGACGAACTCTCCGAGGGGATGCAGGGGTACAACCGGGCCTACGAGGAGTGGGTCGACGCGGCCGAACAGATGATAGAACGCTCGACCGACGCCGCACAGGGCGAGGATGTCGACCCCGCCGAGTTCCGTGATATCTGGCTCAAGTCGGCCAACGAGGCGTTCAAGCACGTGATGGGCACGTCGGCCTTCGCCGCAGCGAACGGCCAGCTCGTCGAGTCGATGATGGAGATGCAACAGGAGGCCCAGGAGCTCAATCAGGACGCCATCGCCCAGATGGGGTTCCCGACCCGGGAGAACATGGACGAGGTCGCCGAGCGCCTCGTCGAGCTGGAACGGCGCCAGCACGCGGTCGAACAGAAGCTCGACCGCATCATCGAAGAGCTCGAATAA
- a CDS encoding AbrB/MazE/SpoVT family DNA-binding domain-containing protein, translated as MADEDDGLMWPPMFKGMQQASENAMEQQQQMMKQLFASGGMPSFDMNQLGAMSQMATFKTRVQSGGRISIPDAEREALGIEEGDIVQTVVLPVTNNTE; from the coding sequence ATGGCCGACGAGGACGATGGTCTGATGTGGCCCCCGATGTTCAAGGGGATGCAGCAGGCGAGCGAGAACGCGATGGAACAGCAACAACAGATGATGAAGCAGTTGTTCGCCAGCGGCGGCATGCCGAGTTTCGATATGAATCAGTTGGGTGCGATGAGCCAGATGGCGACGTTCAAAACTCGCGTCCAGAGCGGCGGCCGAATCAGCATCCCCGACGCGGAGCGCGAGGCGCTCGGCATCGAGGAAGGTGACATCGTCCAGACAGTCGTCCTCCCGGTCACGAACAACACGGAGTAA